In Aegilops tauschii subsp. strangulata cultivar AL8/78 chromosome 3, Aet v6.0, whole genome shotgun sequence, one genomic interval encodes:
- the LOC109779817 gene encoding serine carboxypeptidase-like 18, with product MIPTRLLCCCYLLSFIFIAVAPRTTDSKLVTSLPGFDGRLPFRLHTGYVEVDPGTELFYYFVESEAGGEGNPFLLWLTGGDRCSAFSGLAYEIGPVRFVLQPYNGSLPRLHINPNSWTKVAHILFVDSPVGAGFSFSKQPKGYEVGDVSSSLQLHNFLIKWFSDHPTYLKNPFYIGGDSYAGKLVPYIAHIISQGIEAGNSPHINLKGYLVGNPSTGESIDISSKVPYAHGVGIISDQLYETILGHCQGQDYMFPTNDLCAQALDDFNHLLSEVQQAQILLDTCVFASTPARPEADSGTEYSGGAGRRILVGNPPPRPPFGCVTYKYYLSYFWANAEVTRNALGIKEGSVGEWVRCHNADLPYTIDLRSSIEYHRNVTANGGYRALVYSGDHDAVVPHLGTQAWIRSLGFPVAHHWRAWHLHGQSAGFTLTYSNNMTFATIKGGGHTAPEYEPERCFAMFSRWILDKQL from the exons ATGATCCCGACGCGGCTGCTCTGCTGCTGCTACTTGCTGTCGTTCATCttcatcgccgtcgccccgcgcacGACCGATTCCAAGCTGGTGACCAGCCTCCCCGGCTTCGACGGCCGCCTCCCCTTCCGCCTCCACACTGG GTACGTGGAGGTGGACCCGGGCACGGAGCTCTTCTACTACTTCGTCGAGTCGGAGGCCGGCGGCGAGGGCAACCCTTTCCTTCTCTGGCTCACCGGCGGCGACCGCTGCTCCGCCTTCAGCGGCCTCGCCTACGAGATCG GTCCCGTCAGGTTCGTCCTGCAGCCCTACAATGGCAGCTTACCACGCCTGCACATCAACCCAAACTCATGGACAAAG GTGGCACACATCTTGTTCGTCGATTCGCCGGTCGGTGCTGGATTTTCCTTTTCCAAGCAACCCAAGGGATACGAGGTCGGGGATGTGTCCTCCTCGTTGCAGCTCCATAACTTCCTCATCAAGTGGTTCAGCGACCACCCCACATACCTGAAAAATCCTTTCTATATCGGTGGAGATTCCTATGCCGGAAAACTtgtgccatatatcgcacacatcATTTCACAAG GTATTGAAGCAGGAAATAGTCCCCACATTAATCTTAAG GGATATCTAGTAGGCAACCCATCGACTGGTGAAAGCATCGATATAAGCTCTAAAGTGCCATATGCTCACGGAGTTGGTATAATATCAGATCAATTATATGAG ACCATATTGGGGCATTGCCAAGGACAGGACTACATGTTTCCGACAAATGATTTGTGCGCCCAAGCTCTGGATGATTTCAATCAT CTTTTGTCCGAAGTTCAGCAGGCCCAAATTTTGTTGGACACCTGCGTTTTTGCGTCCACTCCAGCCCGGCCAGAAGCTGATAGTGGGACCGAGTACTCGGGTGGTGCTGGTAGGAGGATCCTAGTTGGAAATCCACCACCTCGCCCTCCATTTGGATGTGTT ACTTACAAGTACTACCTATCGTATTTCTGGGCAAACGCGGAGGTGACCCGAAATGCTCTTGGGATCAAGGAGGGGAgcgtgggggagtgggtgagGTGCCACAACGCCGATCTGCCCTACACAATCGACCTCAGGAGCAGCATTGAGTACCACCGGAACGTCACGGCCAATGGTGGCTACCGTGCGCTTGTATACAGCGGCGACCATGACGCAGTGGTGCCGCACCTGGGGACACAGGCGTGGATCAGGTCACTTGGCTTCCCTGTCGCCCACCATTGGAGGGCATGGCATCTCCATGGCCAGTCTGCTGG GTTCACCTTAACTTACTCCAACAACATGACATTCGCAACCATCAAG GGTGGCGGGCACACCGCGCCGGAGTACGAGCCCGAGAGGTGCTTCGCCATGTTCAGCCGATGGATACTCGACAAACAACTCTAG